A part of Penaeus chinensis breed Huanghai No. 1 chromosome 6, ASM1920278v2, whole genome shotgun sequence genomic DNA contains:
- the LOC125026262 gene encoding lysine-rich arabinogalactan protein 19-like, with the protein MSTYFISPAAPDTFLLSFASLLPNTTLISPTPLSNTHSRPTPPLSPQHHHDLSNTTPLSTNITPLSPNTTPLSPTPPHFPRTPPHFPPTPSHFLQHSPTLPSIPVKEAEDHREKSAETMLARHRTPFCKCPESSHHLFIPRTQHPAASLVYIEDSDHQTSCHAPLYPTPTTLPYSLPPCLPLCPFCISHTVVITRRGDGVKSSWDVRHG; encoded by the exons ATGTCCACTTACTTCATCTCTCCAGCAGCCCCAGACACCTTTCTCCTCAGTTTCGCCTCTCTTCTACCCAACACTACCCTAATATCTCCAACACCACTCTCCAACACCCACTCTCGTCCaacaccacctctctctccccaacaccaCCACGATCTCTCCAACACCACCCCACTCTCAACCAACATCACCCCACTTTCCCCCAACACCACCCCACTTTCTCCAACACCACCCCACTTTCCTCGAACACCACCCCACTTTCCTCCAACACCATCCCACTTTCTCCAACACAGCCCCACTCTCCCCAGCATCCCAG TGAAGGAGGCAGAGGATCACAG AGAAAAGTCGGCAGAAACGATGCTGGCAAGACACAGGACTCCTTTCTGCAAGTGTCCTGAGTCCTCTCACCATCTGTTCATCCCACGTACACAGCATCCTGCAGCTTCCCTGGTCTATATCGAGGACTCGGACCATCAAACTTCTTGCCATGCCCCCCTCTACCCAACCCCTACTACCCTACCCTACTCCttgcctccctgtctccccctctgtcccttctGTATCTCccaca CTGTTGTTATTACTCGTCGTGGCGATGGTGTCAAGAGTTCGTGGGATGTGAGGCATGGTTGA